Proteins encoded within one genomic window of Dyadobacter chenhuakuii:
- the spt gene encoding serine palmitoyltransferase, which translates to MGKKLNKRIAEFKDAANIRSKGLYPYFRPIESGQDTEVIINGKPVLMFGSNSYLGLTSHPYIIESSQKAVQKYGSGCAGSRFLNGTLDIHEELERRLAAYTGKEASVLFSTGYQANLGALSSLTGRNDYLILDESDHASIIDGCRLSFSKVIKYAHNDMKDLRKKLSLLPEEAVKLIATDGIFSMEGDIVKLPELNAIAAEFDASVLVDDAHSLGVIGKNGAGTASYFGLTETTDLIMGTFSKSLASLGGFIAGDAATIDYLKHRARSLMFSASMTPAAVGSTLAALDIIESEPHHIERLWANTRYAKELLLVNGFDLGKTESPILPVYIRDNEKTFLMTKLLQEDGVFVNPVVSPAVRPEDSLIRFSLMATHTFGQIEEAVDKMAKIYRQICPEAVTAKL; encoded by the coding sequence ATGGGTAAAAAATTAAATAAGCGCATCGCCGAATTTAAAGACGCGGCTAACATTCGATCCAAAGGTCTTTATCCCTATTTCCGCCCCATCGAATCCGGGCAGGATACGGAAGTGATCATCAATGGTAAGCCGGTCCTTATGTTTGGGTCCAATTCTTATCTGGGATTGACCTCGCATCCTTACATTATTGAATCGTCGCAAAAAGCGGTTCAGAAATACGGAAGCGGATGTGCCGGTTCGCGATTCCTGAACGGAACGCTGGACATTCACGAGGAACTGGAAAGAAGGCTTGCCGCTTACACCGGAAAAGAAGCTTCGGTGCTTTTCAGCACGGGTTACCAAGCTAATTTAGGCGCCTTGTCAAGCCTTACGGGCCGTAACGATTACCTGATCCTGGACGAAAGCGACCATGCTTCCATCATTGACGGTTGCCGGTTGTCTTTCTCAAAAGTGATCAAGTATGCGCACAATGATATGAAAGACCTCAGGAAAAAACTGAGCCTTTTGCCGGAAGAAGCCGTGAAGCTGATCGCTACGGACGGAATTTTCAGCATGGAAGGCGATATCGTTAAACTTCCTGAATTGAATGCCATCGCAGCTGAGTTTGACGCTTCGGTTTTGGTGGATGACGCGCACAGTCTGGGTGTTATCGGGAAAAACGGAGCAGGAACAGCTTCCTACTTCGGCCTGACCGAGACTACTGATCTGATCATGGGAACATTCAGCAAATCGCTTGCCTCTTTGGGCGGCTTTATTGCCGGCGATGCAGCTACGATCGATTACCTGAAACACCGCGCACGGTCATTAATGTTCAGTGCGAGTATGACGCCGGCCGCAGTAGGCAGCACATTGGCAGCATTGGACATCATTGAATCCGAGCCGCATCACATTGAACGCCTTTGGGCCAATACAAGATATGCAAAAGAATTGTTGCTGGTAAACGGTTTCGACCTGGGCAAAACAGAAAGCCCGATCCTGCCGGTTTACATCCGCGATAACGAGAAAACATTCCTGATGACCAAGCTGTTGCAGGAAGATGGCGTGTTCGTGAACCCGGTGGTTTCACCAGCGGTTCGTCCGGAAGATTCGCTTATCCGTTTCTCGCTGATGGCGACGCACACTTTTGGGCAGATTGAAGAAGCAGTTGATAAAATGGCTAAAATATATCGTCAGATCTGTCCCGAAGCTGTAACCGCAAAACTATGA
- a CDS encoding NAD-dependent epimerase/dehydratase family protein: MKEKVFITGASGFIGFHLVEAALEAGMEVHAAVRPSSDLTFLKKLQGDLGKTGKGPLTFVNTNFESRDSLTELLEDGGYSYIIHAAGVTKAKKTAVYNKVNAEYSLHLAQAAMSANIPLKRFVFLSSLAAIGPLAYAEQQPITEETLPIPVTDYGKSKLLAEQYLAQVSGLPLTIIRPTAVYGPGEKDLFILFKTLNNGLDAYIGKGPQRLSFVYVKDLVAATMAAMLENQRETTVYNISDGQAYDRYAFADRFREISGKNIFRAHLPLPLVKLMAGFLDFVYGFTAATPVLNKEKLKELTASNWICSIEAARNSLHYAPQYNLRQGMQETLMWYKENKWL; this comes from the coding sequence ATGAAAGAGAAAGTATTCATAACGGGGGCCAGCGGTTTCATCGGGTTTCACCTGGTAGAAGCAGCACTGGAAGCAGGCATGGAAGTGCACGCAGCAGTAAGGCCTTCCAGCGACCTGACCTTTCTGAAAAAGCTGCAAGGCGATTTGGGGAAAACCGGGAAAGGCCCGCTGACGTTTGTGAATACGAACTTTGAGTCAAGGGATTCCTTGACAGAATTACTGGAAGATGGAGGCTATTCCTACATTATCCACGCAGCAGGAGTGACCAAGGCTAAAAAAACGGCCGTTTACAACAAAGTCAATGCAGAATATTCCCTGCATCTGGCACAGGCCGCAATGTCAGCCAATATTCCTTTGAAACGCTTTGTTTTTCTGAGCAGCCTGGCCGCTATCGGTCCGCTTGCTTATGCTGAGCAACAGCCCATTACAGAGGAAACATTGCCCATTCCTGTGACCGATTATGGCAAAAGCAAGTTGCTGGCCGAGCAATATCTCGCGCAGGTGAGCGGCTTACCGTTGACCATTATCCGTCCGACTGCCGTTTACGGTCCCGGTGAAAAGGATTTATTTATTCTTTTCAAAACACTGAACAATGGATTGGATGCATATATAGGCAAGGGCCCGCAGCGGCTGAGCTTCGTGTATGTCAAAGATCTTGTGGCCGCCACCATGGCTGCAATGCTGGAAAACCAGCGCGAAACAACAGTATACAACATTTCCGACGGGCAAGCTTACGACCGCTATGCATTCGCAGACCGGTTCCGGGAAATCAGCGGCAAAAACATTTTCAGGGCACATTTGCCACTGCCTTTGGTAAAATTGATGGCCGGCTTCCTGGACTTCGTTTACGGATTCACCGCCGCAACCCCGGTTTTGAACAAGGAAAAACTCAAAGAGCTCACGGCTTCAAACTGGATCTGCAGCATTGAAGCAGCCAGAAACAGCCTGCACTACGCGCCGCAATACAACTTACGGCAGGGCATGCAGGAAACCCTGATGTGGTACAAAGAAAATAAGTGGCTTTAG
- a CDS encoding DUF5686 and carboxypeptidase-like regulatory domain-containing protein has protein sequence MKTISKSVWLKVSLILCLVQTLSGTAIAQSTTTIKGTVTDAKTGETLPFVSVLIPGTTMGTASDADGKYAMTLREDYKTVKFTYVGYLSVEKPITPGIEQVINVKLAVDASMLKEVTIKGRGRYRNKDNPAVQLIREVIAHKDQNKMAANDFVEYEQYEKISFALSNLSDNFKEKRIFKNYQFLFEDQDSTAMGGKNMLPAYIQEKLSQIYFRKNPYTKKQWVLANRRAEFDAKFVDNDGLSAYFNRLYEDVNLYENDISIATNLLLSPIANSAPTFYKFFIRDTIKTETPWLVELGFVPRNKTDMLFEGKLYITLDGNYGVQNAYLTVNKDINLNFMRDLEARLEYEKGPDGRYHPTKTTLGMEFALGEKNAGFYGQRVVNFKNYTVNQTRPDSVYSGPSEEVAFNPDVKTGEAFWAGARHLPLEKMELNIYRNVDTLQTIPSFRRTMDIATLLLSGYKSFGKVEVGPVNTFYSFNPVEGFRLRFGGRTTTDFSKRFYIETYAAYGFKDQKWKYFLSGTYSFNNKSVYHFPLNYIRASYQRDTKIPGQDLQFVQEDNFLLSFKRGDNNRWLYNDVYKLEYVREFESRFSYKIGFTNWRQTPAGILRYEKLNSEGELQNVGGLSNTEANLELRYAPHEQYYQGKLYRTPIINKYPIFTVRYNAGLKGVFEGQNRYHNVSANIAKRVYLSQFGYADVTAEGSYIFGKNVLFPLLTIHRANQTYAYQLNSYNLMNFLEFVSDHYASLDVQYYMNGFLFNKIPLLKKLKLREVFSFKGLMGGLRDENNPANNPALFRFPVDENGKPISYTLSREPYIEGSVGIANIFKLLRVDLVKRFTYLDNPNVSEWGIRARFRLDF, from the coding sequence ATGAAAACAATAAGTAAGTCGGTATGGTTAAAAGTTTCCCTGATCCTCTGTCTCGTACAGACCCTTTCCGGAACTGCCATAGCGCAAAGCACCACGACAATTAAAGGAACCGTTACCGACGCGAAAACAGGCGAAACATTGCCTTTCGTATCCGTCCTGATCCCCGGCACGACCATGGGAACAGCCTCCGACGCAGACGGAAAATACGCAATGACATTGCGTGAAGATTATAAAACCGTAAAGTTCACATACGTAGGATATCTCAGCGTTGAAAAACCCATCACGCCCGGCATTGAGCAAGTGATCAATGTGAAACTGGCTGTGGATGCTTCCATGCTCAAAGAAGTGACCATTAAGGGAAGAGGCCGTTACCGCAACAAGGATAACCCGGCTGTTCAGCTGATCCGCGAAGTGATTGCGCACAAGGACCAGAACAAAATGGCCGCCAATGACTTTGTGGAATATGAGCAGTACGAAAAGATCTCCTTCGCGCTGAGCAACCTGTCGGACAATTTCAAGGAAAAACGTATTTTCAAAAATTATCAGTTCCTTTTCGAAGATCAGGACTCTACGGCTATGGGCGGAAAGAATATGCTGCCGGCTTACATTCAGGAAAAGCTTTCGCAGATTTATTTCCGCAAAAATCCATATACCAAAAAACAATGGGTGCTGGCCAACAGAAGGGCAGAGTTTGATGCGAAATTTGTGGATAATGATGGTTTGAGCGCCTATTTCAACAGGTTATATGAAGATGTCAATTTGTACGAAAATGACATTTCCATCGCCACCAACTTATTGCTGAGCCCGATCGCAAATTCGGCGCCTACATTCTACAAATTCTTCATCCGCGACACGATTAAGACCGAAACGCCATGGCTTGTTGAACTGGGTTTTGTTCCAAGAAACAAGACAGATATGCTTTTTGAAGGTAAGCTGTACATTACACTGGACGGAAATTATGGTGTTCAAAATGCATATCTGACGGTTAATAAAGACATTAACCTTAACTTCATGCGTGACCTCGAAGCACGTTTGGAATATGAAAAAGGACCCGACGGACGCTACCACCCGACCAAGACAACATTGGGCATGGAGTTCGCCTTAGGCGAGAAAAATGCCGGGTTTTATGGGCAGCGCGTGGTGAATTTCAAAAATTACACGGTTAATCAAACCCGCCCGGACAGCGTTTACAGCGGGCCGAGTGAGGAGGTTGCATTCAATCCCGACGTAAAAACGGGCGAAGCATTCTGGGCTGGCGCGAGACATTTGCCGCTGGAAAAAATGGAGCTGAACATTTACAGAAATGTGGATACGCTGCAAACGATTCCATCCTTCCGCCGTACGATGGACATTGCCACCCTATTATTGTCAGGTTACAAGTCTTTTGGCAAAGTGGAAGTAGGGCCGGTGAACACGTTTTACAGTTTCAACCCCGTGGAAGGTTTCAGGCTTCGTTTCGGCGGACGCACGACCACGGATTTCAGCAAGCGCTTTTACATTGAGACTTATGCGGCTTATGGTTTTAAAGATCAGAAATGGAAATATTTCCTGAGCGGCACTTATTCTTTCAACAACAAGTCTGTTTACCATTTCCCACTGAATTACATCCGCGCCAGTTACCAGCGCGACACCAAGATTCCGGGCCAGGATTTGCAGTTTGTGCAGGAAGATAACTTCCTTTTGTCCTTCAAAAGAGGTGACAACAACCGCTGGCTTTACAATGATGTGTACAAGCTCGAATATGTCCGCGAGTTTGAAAGCCGCTTTTCTTACAAAATTGGTTTTACCAATTGGAGACAGACGCCAGCCGGAATTTTAAGATACGAAAAACTGAACAGTGAAGGCGAATTGCAGAATGTGGGCGGATTAAGCAACACAGAAGCCAACCTGGAATTACGCTATGCGCCGCATGAGCAATATTACCAGGGGAAACTGTATCGCACGCCGATCATTAACAAATATCCGATCTTCACAGTACGCTATAATGCGGGTTTGAAAGGCGTTTTCGAAGGTCAGAACCGCTATCATAATGTTTCAGCGAACATTGCAAAACGGGTTTACCTGTCGCAGTTCGGTTATGCAGATGTGACGGCTGAGGGAAGTTACATTTTTGGTAAAAACGTTCTTTTCCCGCTGCTTACCATTCACCGCGCCAACCAGACTTACGCTTACCAGCTCAACAGCTATAACCTGATGAACTTCCTGGAATTCGTGAGCGATCATTATGCGAGTCTTGACGTGCAGTACTACATGAACGGCTTTTTATTTAACAAAATCCCGTTGCTGAAAAAGCTGAAACTGAGAGAGGTTTTCAGTTTTAAAGGACTTATGGGCGGGCTCAGGGACGAAAACAACCCGGCCAATAACCCTGCACTTTTCCGCTTTCCCGTAGATGAGAACGGCAAGCCGATCAGTTACACATTGTCGCGCGAGCCTTACATTGAGGGAAGCGTGGGTATAGCAAACATTTTCAAGCTGTTACGCGTCGATCTGGTGAAACGTTTCACCTATCTCGACAATCCGAATGTTTCAGAATGGGGGATAAGGGCACGGTTCAGGCTTGATTTTTAA
- a CDS encoding nucleotidyltransferase family protein — protein MNYAIIAAGEGSRLAKEGFELPKPMVTLNGEMLIDRLIGIFMRNDAEKIMIIINEESAVLESHLNELSLTLPIHKVKKSTPSSLHSVFELFGSDPELKEICLTTTDTVFKEEEFTAYIQEFAGNEELGGLMAVTTFIDDESPLYVTIDEAENITAFTDKNTTETRFISGGIYCLRKEAIALVNDAVNGGVSRMRNFQRSLLENNIHLKAYPFSKIVDVDHVQDIATAELFLSPEAAV, from the coding sequence ATGAACTACGCAATTATAGCGGCCGGAGAAGGATCACGATTGGCAAAGGAGGGTTTCGAACTCCCAAAACCCATGGTGACGCTGAATGGCGAAATGCTGATAGACAGGCTGATAGGGATTTTCATGCGGAATGATGCTGAAAAAATCATGATCATTATCAATGAAGAATCAGCCGTGCTGGAAAGTCATTTGAACGAGCTTAGCCTGACATTGCCGATTCATAAAGTGAAAAAATCAACACCGAGTTCGTTGCACAGTGTTTTTGAGCTGTTTGGCAGCGACCCGGAACTGAAAGAAATTTGCCTGACGACAACAGACACTGTTTTTAAAGAAGAAGAGTTCACAGCCTACATTCAGGAATTTGCAGGAAATGAAGAATTGGGGGGCCTCATGGCCGTAACCACATTCATCGACGACGAAAGTCCTTTGTACGTAACTATTGACGAGGCGGAGAACATTACCGCTTTCACGGATAAAAATACGACGGAAACACGCTTCATCTCGGGCGGAATTTATTGTTTGAGAAAAGAGGCTATTGCACTGGTCAATGATGCCGTGAATGGCGGAGTAAGCCGGATGCGGAACTTTCAGCGCAGTTTGCTGGAAAACAACATTCATCTGAAAGCCTATCCGTTTTCTAAAATCGTGGACGTGGACCATGTGCAGGACATTGCAACAGCCGAGCTTTTTTTGAGCCCGGAAGCAGCTGTTTGA
- a CDS encoding CDP-alcohol phosphatidyltransferase family protein, which translates to MDPVIKHNAAPEPAPSAFESSLKSNDTEEQIDIWFYRPIGYQIALFCAKIGLRPNPVTIISIFFGVAAGILFYYQELWINVIGMLLLVFANSLDSADGQLARMTNDKSRLGRILDGAAGDFWFIAIHIAICLRSMNEGWSAWIWVPGVLAGASHVVQSAMADYYRNVHLFFIKGTSGSELDNSRDLQAEYDSLTWSKNFGMKFIARTYLNYTKLQESFSPHLQKLLTLVREKYKNGLPTALVTDFRAHNKPLMKYTNIVQFNTRVLFLFLWLFLDQSWIYFFFDMFVLNPILIYMIVNQEKVSRYFYQKILTEKTNEFQGV; encoded by the coding sequence ATGGATCCAGTTATAAAGCACAACGCCGCTCCCGAACCAGCGCCATCCGCATTTGAAAGCTCACTGAAATCCAACGATACAGAGGAGCAGATCGATATTTGGTTTTACCGCCCGATCGGCTATCAGATCGCATTGTTTTGTGCCAAAATAGGGTTGAGGCCCAATCCGGTGACGATTATCAGTATCTTCTTCGGCGTTGCGGCGGGGATCTTGTTTTATTATCAGGAATTATGGATCAATGTGATCGGGATGCTGCTGCTCGTTTTTGCCAATTCGCTGGACAGTGCGGACGGACAACTTGCGCGGATGACGAATGATAAAAGCCGGTTAGGAAGGATTCTGGACGGGGCGGCTGGTGATTTCTGGTTCATTGCCATTCACATTGCGATCTGTCTCAGGAGCATGAATGAGGGTTGGAGCGCGTGGATTTGGGTTCCGGGTGTGCTCGCGGGCGCGTCACATGTGGTCCAGTCGGCAATGGCGGATTACTATCGCAATGTGCATTTGTTCTTTATCAAAGGAACATCGGGAAGCGAGCTCGACAACAGCCGCGACTTGCAGGCAGAATATGACAGCCTTACCTGGAGCAAGAACTTTGGGATGAAATTCATCGCCCGCACTTACCTGAATTACACCAAGTTGCAGGAAAGCTTCTCACCCCATTTGCAAAAGCTACTGACTTTGGTGCGTGAAAAATATAAAAATGGCCTGCCCACAGCGCTGGTAACCGATTTCAGGGCGCATAACAAGCCCCTTATGAAGTATACCAACATTGTTCAGTTCAACACACGTGTGCTTTTTCTGTTCTTATGGCTGTTTCTGGATCAATCGTGGATTTATTTCTTCTTCGATATGTTTGTCCTGAACCCGATCCTGATTTACATGATCGTGAACCAGGAGAAAGTGAGCCGTTATTTTTATCAAAAGATTTTGACTGAAAAAACGAATGAGTTCCAAGGCGTATAA